ATAGCTTTAAATATTCCCAGATGCTTTCATTGACTACACTGAAAATGGCAACAAGCAAATTTCCTTCCGACCAGGCGTAAGTGAAATGCAAAAGAATGCCCAATATTAGCGTGAATATCATTCCGGCTATACTCCAGGATTTCGTATTCAAAAAAACACCCCCTTTAAAGTATTATATGAGGCAATGGTATGCAAATTAACCGTTTATTTCAAATTATTTATATCTTGTTGGACAAAAAGAGCATGACAGCATCCCAGCTGGCAGAAAAGCTGGAAGTTTCAGTACGGACGATTTATCGTGATGTGGAGGTGCTGTCAGAAGCAGGCATGCCCGTCTATATGAGCAAAGGAAAGGGCGGGGGAATATTTCTTCTGCCCGGCTTTGTTCTGAATAAAACCGTCTTGACAGACCGGGAAAAATCAGAAGTATTGGCCTCCCTTCACGCCGTCAATTCGGTGAGGCCGGAGGAAAAGGATACGGTGCTGCAAAAACTGAGCAGTCTGTTCGGCTCGGGTAATGCCGACTGGATTGAGATTGATTTTCGTTCATGGTCTCACGAGAACGGAGAGAATGAGACCTTTGAAACCTTAAAAAATGCCATTTTATCTAAGAGAACAGCTCAATTTTTATATGCCAGCGGAAAGGGCGAAAAAACTTTTCGGAAGGTGTATCCGCTAAAGCTTGGATTTAAAGAGCAAAGCTGGTATTTGTACGGATACTGTGTGGAAAGACAGGATTACCGATTTTTTAAACTGAGGAGAATAAAGGATTTGGAGGTCACAGAGGAAGGGTTTAATCTGGCTGTTCCCCCAAAGATATTTTCTGAGGACAATCTGTTCAAGGAAGAATATTTTAACCTTAAATTAAGGATTTCCTCTAAGATGGCGTACAGAGTATATGACGAATTTTCACAGTTTAAGCAGTCAGAAGACGGGAGCTTTACAGCAGACATCCTGTTTCCAAAAGGAGAATGGGTATTCAGTTATGTGGCTTCTTTCGGTGAAGAATGTGAAGTATTGGAACCCGAAACGGTGAGAATGGAAATCAAAAATAAATTGCAGAGCATATTACAGTATTATTTATAATATGACATATAGTTGTCATATTAAGATGTATATAATGACTTCATCAAGCAGCTAAAGCAGGTGCTCATCCATAAAGCACACTGCATCTTAAGATGGAGGTTATAGAAAAATGAATTATCAGGTTGTTTCATTAAAAGAAAAAAAGGTCATAGGCGTAAGTGCGGTCACATCAAACAGCGATCCCAGGATGACAGAAATCATTGGAGGGCTTTGGAGCCAGCTGTATCAAGAGGGGGTTTATGACTCCATTAAAAATAAGGTGAACGAATACGCCATAGGCTTATATTCGGATTATGAAGGCGATACATATTGTGTCACTGCGGGAAATGAGGTATCGGAAGCAGAAAATGAAGAGCTTTCTGTAAAAGTCATACCTGCGGGGAGGTACGCCAAGTTTTCTGTTCATGGAAATATGGAAGCTGTCGTTGCTCAGGCTTGGGAAGAAATATGGAAGATGGATTTGGACAGGAGCTTTACCGGAGATTTTGAAGAATATTTGAATGCCGATTTTGAAAATGCGGACGTGGATATTTATATTGCGTTAAAATAAAAGTCTGTTATGGAGAAGAACGGTGGGAGAAAACATGGCAGTCGTTGCGAAAAGATTTATGGACAGCGGCCTGACCGTTGAACAGGCGGCTGAGCGCATGGGAGTTCCCGCAAATTATGTAAAGGTGTTATTGACATAAAACAGCATAATCAAGGAAATGTACAGGACTACTAACTGGGAATATCCGGTTAGTAGTTTTTAATTGAAGCCTTGTCCGCATCTGTGAGGTGCCCCGCAAGTCTCGCACAGGAATTTCAGCTATCTGATAAACTTCTTGACAGCTCATCTACTTTGCATTACAATGTACCTAAACTACTATGCATTGCAATATAGATGGAGGGAGACAAATGATACCGTCACAAATGCTGAAGGGCGTGCTGGAAGGCTGTGTTCTGAAAGTCGTATCTGGGCAGGAGACCTATGGCTATCAGATCGTACAGGAATTAAAAAACTATGGATTTACGGAAATCGTTGAGGGGACCATTTATCCCCTGCTTTTAAGGCTGGACAATAAGGGTATGCTGAAATCCAGGCTGGTAGACTCAGACATCGGACCAAAGCGAAAATACTACAGTATCACACTTTTGGGAACAGAAGTATTAAAAGAATTTCGGAACAATTGGAAAGAGCTTGATGCCGTAGTAAATGCGTTATTTAGGGGGGAAGAGTGAGAATGAAGGTAGAAGAACTGAGAAAGAGAAACAACAGGCTGGAGGAAGAGAAGCTGAGCGAAAGTGAAAACAGCGATATGACTAAAATAGTAGTATATTTGAGAGGCTCCAGGCTGAGCGATATGGATCAAGAACTGGTGCGCCAGGACATACTGGACATCATACTGGCAGCCAAGGAAAGAGGAGAAGAAATGAGCCAGGCCATAGGGCTGGATTATAAAAGCTTCTGCGATGAGGTGATTGCAGAGATGAAGCCCAAAGGGGTGGAAGAGAGAGTAGAAGAAACCTTTATCACAGTTCTAATGTCCGCATCCGTATTGTTGATGATAAAAATGATTTTCTTTACAGTAGAAATGATCCGCAGTGTGTTCGTCAATGAACCAGTTCACTGGAATGTTCCGGTAAGTTATCTGGAACTGTTTTTTGTGATTGCTGGCATAGCTGCAGCATGGGGTGTGGTTAAAATCATATTGAATGATGCGTTTGATGAAAATGATAGGAGAACAAAGATCCTTATCAGTATGATTTTTGCAGCGTTTATTGCTTTCTTTACGCTTATGTACGGATTCCATATCGGAACAGGAGTTCTATTTGAAATAAATTTAATCGCAGGATATACTGTGGCTATTGTGCTATATCTCATTAGCAAACGCTGTAGCAGAAAATAAAAATAAAATTTTAAATTTGTTGTGAAAACAACAGAATTATTTGACCATTTCTTTTATAATTCATGTATAAGTTAAAACACGAATGTGAGTAAATCATTATTATAGTGAATGAAAGAGAGGTACGTTATGGAAACGAAGATGTTTTGTTATCAATGTGAACAAACAGCAGGATGTACAGGATGCACTGGCGGAGCAGGAGTTTGCGGAAAAAAATCCAGCACGGCAAATTTGCAGGATGAACTGACAGGGGCTTTGATCGGACTTGCCAGAGCATGCGGAAGCGGCACAACACCGGAAAGTGCGACAAAACTGATTATTCAGGGCTTGTTTACAACAGTGACCAATGTAAATTTTAACGATGATACCATTAAAGAGCTCATTGAAAAAGTAGAAAAAGAAAAAGCTAAAATTGTACCGGACTGTTCCGGGTGCGGATCGGCCTGCGGACATAATGATAATTACGATATGAAAAAACTATGGGATGACAATGAGGATATTCGTTCTCTGAAATCCCTGATCTTATTTGGAATGCGAGGAATGGCTGCGTATGCTTATCATGCCATGGTGCTTGGCTATAAGGATGAAGAGGTCAATGCATTCTTCTATAAAGCTTTGTGTGTAATCGGAGAAGACTGGAACATGGAACAGCTTCTTCCTGTAGTTCTGGAAGTGGGCGAAGTAAACTTAAAATGTATGGCACTGCTGGACAAGGCTAACACCGAGACCTATGGAACCCCAGTACCTACCGTTGTGCCTTTGAAGGTAGAAAAAGGGCCGTTCATCGTTATTTCAGGTCATGACCTGTACGATTTAAAACAGTTGCTGGAACAGACAAAAGGAAAAGGAATCAATATCTATACTCACGGAGAAATGCTTCCGGCTCACGGATATCCTCTACTGAAAGAATATTCACACTTAAAGGGCAATTTTGGTACAGCATGGCAGAATCAGCAGAAGGAATTTGATAATCTTCCGGCGCCGATTTTATTTACCACTAACTGCCTGATGCCGGTAAAGAGCAGCTACGCTGACAGAGTATTTACTACGGAAGTCGTTTCATACCCGGAATTAGTGCATATCGGCGAGGATAAAGACTTTACTCCTGTCATAGAAAAAGCACTGGAGTTAGGCGGATTTGCTGAAGACAGAGAATTCACAGGAATCAACGGAGGTAAAGAGGTTACCACAGGCTTTGGTCATGGTACGGTACTTTCTGTAGCAGATAAAGTAATTGATGCAGTAAAGGCCGGAGACATCAAACACTTCTTCCTGGTAGGCGGATGTGACGGTGCAAAACCAGGCAGAAACTATTATACCGACTTTGTCAGCAAGACTCCAAAAGATACTGTTATTCTGACATTAGCCTGCGGAAAGTTCCGATTCAACGATCTGAACATCGGAGAAATCGGCGGATTGCCTAGAATCATGGATATGGGACAATGTAATGATGCTTACAGTGCCATCCGAGTGGCTGTAGCACTTGCAGAAGCTTTCGGATGCGGTGTCAATGAACTTCCGCTGTCTATGGTGCTTTCATGGTATGAACAGAAGGCAGTATGTATCTTATTGACATTACTGTATCTTGGAATAAAGAACATTTATCTGGGACCAAGCTTACCGGCTTTCATTTCACCGAACGTTTTGAACTTCCTGGTTGAAAACTTCAATATCTCACCGATCAGTACACCGGAAGAAGATCTGAAGAAGATTCTTGGATAATTTATAGGAATAGCGCCTGTTGTCAAAATTGTCAAAAAATAAATTGACAATTTTGACGAATTTAGGTACTATATGTATATAATTTAAAGGAGCACTGTGCGACGTAGTGTGGGGCTCGGAAAAAGGATTGCGAAGCAGCACCTGAACATATTTTGTTTGGGTGCTTTTTTTGTCGAAAGGAAGAATGCTTTATGAAAAACTTTCAAGATCTAAAAATTTCAACAAAACTAACGCTTTCTATTGCGGGTATGTTAATCATTGTTTTGGCTCTTTTGGTGGGCATCACTGCTTTTGTATCGTCTGGACAGCTGTCAGAGGCGATTAAGCTGCAGGTAATGCAGATTTCAAAGACCAATGCTGAAATTGCTGAAGGAGAATTGTCTGCTTCTGAAAAAGCGACGAAGCTCCTTGGAAATTACATAGGAGATGCCCTATCTGACCAGGATGCGGGTGTACAAAATGCTCCGAGTAAAGTATTTAACAGCTTGATTTCACAGCGTTCAGCGGATATTGAACAGTATAGCATTGCCAGCATCCGATCCAACATAAAGTCCAGTGCGGAGATTGTGGGCATGGGAGTATTTTTTGAGCCGAATGCCTTCGATCCTGCCGTAAAGGATTATACCTTATATTTATCGGAAAAGGATGTGGAGGGGGACACGGTTCAGAACTATGGGGAATATGAGAGCTATGCCAACGAGGATTATTATTCCATAGCTAAAAACACACAGGATCTTTATGTGACAGAGGTCTATGAGGATCAGGGAATCAACATGATTACGGTCTGTTATCCCATTCTGAAAGATGGTAAAGCAGTGGGCGTGGTAACGGCAGATATCAACAACAATATTTTTCAAGCCATAAAAAAATCGGATATCGGTAAATATGGTTCCATTCAATTTGCTGTTTACAACGAGAATGGCATCAAAATTTATGATGCGAAGAATGCCAAAGGGGTAGGAAGCAAGTTAGATGCCGCGACTGTCAAAGACTTTAAAGGTGCGGAGGCCTTTATGAGTGACACCGGAAAGACCGACAAATTCTATAGTCCGATTAAAGCCGGAAATCAAATCTGGTGGTCGGAGGTCTCTCTTTCAGA
This region of Aminipila luticellarii genomic DNA includes:
- a CDS encoding helix-turn-helix transcriptional regulator; this translates as MQINRLFQIIYILLDKKSMTASQLAEKLEVSVRTIYRDVEVLSEAGMPVYMSKGKGGGIFLLPGFVLNKTVLTDREKSEVLASLHAVNSVRPEEKDTVLQKLSSLFGSGNADWIEIDFRSWSHENGENETFETLKNAILSKRTAQFLYASGKGEKTFRKVYPLKLGFKEQSWYLYGYCVERQDYRFFKLRRIKDLEVTEEGFNLAVPPKIFSEDNLFKEEYFNLKLRISSKMAYRVYDEFSQFKQSEDGSFTADILFPKGEWVFSYVASFGEECEVLEPETVRMEIKNKLQSILQYYL
- a CDS encoding GyrI-like domain-containing protein; its protein translation is MNYQVVSLKEKKVIGVSAVTSNSDPRMTEIIGGLWSQLYQEGVYDSIKNKVNEYAIGLYSDYEGDTYCVTAGNEVSEAENEELSVKVIPAGRYAKFSVHGNMEAVVAQAWEEIWKMDLDRSFTGDFEEYLNADFENADVDIYIALK
- a CDS encoding PadR family transcriptional regulator, encoding MIPSQMLKGVLEGCVLKVVSGQETYGYQIVQELKNYGFTEIVEGTIYPLLLRLDNKGMLKSRLVDSDIGPKRKYYSITLLGTEVLKEFRNNWKELDAVVNALFRGEE
- the hcp gene encoding hydroxylamine reductase, with protein sequence METKMFCYQCEQTAGCTGCTGGAGVCGKKSSTANLQDELTGALIGLARACGSGTTPESATKLIIQGLFTTVTNVNFNDDTIKELIEKVEKEKAKIVPDCSGCGSACGHNDNYDMKKLWDDNEDIRSLKSLILFGMRGMAAYAYHAMVLGYKDEEVNAFFYKALCVIGEDWNMEQLLPVVLEVGEVNLKCMALLDKANTETYGTPVPTVVPLKVEKGPFIVISGHDLYDLKQLLEQTKGKGINIYTHGEMLPAHGYPLLKEYSHLKGNFGTAWQNQQKEFDNLPAPILFTTNCLMPVKSSYADRVFTTEVVSYPELVHIGEDKDFTPVIEKALELGGFAEDREFTGINGGKEVTTGFGHGTVLSVADKVIDAVKAGDIKHFFLVGGCDGAKPGRNYYTDFVSKTPKDTVILTLACGKFRFNDLNIGEIGGLPRIMDMGQCNDAYSAIRVAVALAEAFGCGVNELPLSMVLSWYEQKAVCILLTLLYLGIKNIYLGPSLPAFISPNVLNFLVENFNISPISTPEEDLKKILG